Proteins from one Malassezia vespertilionis chromosome 2, complete sequence genomic window:
- a CDS encoding uncharacterized protein (COG:S; EggNog:ENOG503NXVD), with amino-acid sequence MGLWNRPAAQGETFPSSKEFGVPRMYLERHISSEDHRYWVQYTVAFQTERDVVAALTANDVHKTIENAPENLVTLIEVLTMHLESLINDPLFAPVPAHNPGGLSALFASTAQRSKPDTRNRTLEALNCCRVLTRVIPFVYESTPGPRKDSDIHDLELRALWTPLLRGSPEALSPPTTPSPKLGNETAQEEIRATSGQFILTDGDESMLSNADKTSGRKDAVLEDMPAPRSHSNASKSVMTGHALLNTVMELLFHAGFTLPWTPEQLSVDDDENVSRVHFTIWEAGIGCSVDLENTTSAHMERRTEVMRLLISMLSKPMYTTPALLMQTQFTALDFIACDLERPVVLSFLCSLLNTISNYRQADRWSLVGARDLVRDIHTSVCFQVLGALLSYEDSSMNQVKKNMFRHYVMKLYRVSDFAFLATGISKVFGECMSETRGAFELGDTMNGMFVKPGEEHASELLAVLWIQLKINADFHRFITRSRQLSLDIFSWLMFVALANKDAAATLSQAQLAIFLLQDLTADRMFCVHLTSVQSLADLTIPTRYLRLHGEVAMDVLIEGVFTLFTKSNGLMTPMYPFLLLILFNAAPFWRNLSVISAARLEILLRQLSSPRFLLAEAGNPRLLGILLNAFSQMLQHQFSNNANVVYALVRSASVIDRLKSFSLEEALENIYRVRQYAANVNPMPQSKPLPDPAASEESKAQEEDTPEKIAGTNSKLESSSAQAEQASPFERPDDQADTKNATAQAPQSPALSKAQLDQVARSVGRNGFVPTNEWVESWHASLHLSVLGKALDELVPRVNSFCTDPNVANSANADEKILAYLREQTLAGVLSPVEETQSQPFVWNNDSYLWLQNYIWGIVYLAGLPLGVWTGTHTKLFNVRFEEAAGTTGSRVLDAIVNLTSGLMATAAQDVEKVAEHNANT; translated from the coding sequence ATGGGTCTTTGGAAccgcccagcggcgcaagggGAAACATTTCCCTCGTCGAAAGAGTTTGGCGTACCGCGGATGTACTTGGAGCGCCACATTTCGTCTGAGGATCATCGCTACTGGGTCCAATACACGGTTGCTTTCCAAACAGAGAGGGACGTCGTTGCAGCGCTCACGGCAAACGATGTGCATAAAACGATCGAGAATGCACCCGAGAACCTTGTGACGCTGATTGAGGTACTTACTATGCATCTTGAGAGCCTCATCAACGATCCACTGTTTGCGCCTGTCCCTGCGCATAATCCGGGCGGCTTGAGTGCATTGTTTGCCAGCACAGCGCAGCGATCCAAACCGGATACACGCAACCGGACTCTGGAGGCGCTCAACTGTTGTCGCGTTCTCACGCGTGTTATCCCGTTTGTGTATGAAAGTACGCCTGGGCCGAGGAAAGATTCGGATATTCACGATTTGgaactgcgcgcgctttggaCGCCGCTGCTTCGTGGCAGCCCAGAAGCGCTTTCTCCTCCAACTACGCCATCACCCAAACTGGGTAATGAGACAGCACAAGAAGAAATTAGGGCGACGAGTGGTCAATTTATTTTGACCGACGGCGACGAATCCATGCTTTCGAATGCAGACAAAACGTCGGGGCGCAAAGACGCCGTGCTGGAGGACATGCCAGCGCCAAGGTCGCATAGTAATGCGTCCAAATCGGTTATGACGGGCCATGCCCTGTTGAACACTGTCATGGAGCTTTTATTCCATGCTGGATTTACCTTGCCTTGGACGCCGGAGCAGCTCAGtgtggacgacgacgaaaaTGTGAGTCGCGTTCACTTCACCATTTGGGAGGCAGGCATTGGATGCTCGGTTGATTTGGAAAACACCACCTCGGCACAtatggagcgccgcacggaaGTGATGCGCCTCTTGATCTCGATGCTGTCCAAGCCCATGTATACAACACCAGCGTTGCTCATGCAAACGCAGTTTACAGCATTAGATTTCATCGCGTGCGATTTGGAGCGGCCCGTTGTTTTGTCGTTCCTATGCAGCTTGCTCAATACAATCTCCAACTACCGACAGGCTGACCGCTGGTCGCTGGTGGGAGCACGCGATCTGGTGCGTGATATTCACACCTCTGTTTGTTTTCAGGTGCTTGGTGCATTGCTCAGCTACGAGGACTCGAGTATGAACCAAGTCAAAAAGAACATGTTCCGGCATTATGTCATGAAGCTGTACCGCGTCTCTGACTTTGCATTTTTGGCGACGGGCATTTCAAAGGTGTTTGGCGAATGCATGTCTGAGACGAGAGGCGCTTTTGAGCTTGGGGACACGATGAATGGCATGTTTGTCAAGCCGGGCGAAGAACACGCTAGCGAACTACTAGCGGTGCTCTGGATACAGCTGAAAATCAATGCCGATTTCCACCGGTTTATTACGCGCAGCAGGCAGCTGAGCCTCGATATCTTTTCCTGGCTCATGTTTGTTGCACTGGCAAACAAGGATGCAGCGGCCACGCTCTCCCAAGCACAGCTCGCTATTTTCCTCTTGCAGGATCTCACGGCGGACCGCATGTTTTGTGTGCATCTCACCAGCGTCCAGAGCCTTGCCGATTTAACCATCCCTACCCGCTACTTGCGGCTCCATGGTGAGGTAGCGATGGATGTACTAATTGAGGGCGTCTTTACCCTCTTTACCAAGAGCAACGGGCTCATGACCCCGATGTATCCTTTCCTTCTCCTGATTCTGTTCAACGCTGCTCCTTTCTGGCGCAATCTATCGGTTATTTCAGCGGCACGCCTGGAGATCTTGCTGCGCCAATTGTCTTCGCCACGCTTCTTGCTTGCCGAAGCAGGCAATCCACGTCTTTTGGGTATCCTTTTGAATGCATTTTCgcaaatgctgcagcaccaaTTCTCCAACAATGCGAATGTGGTGTATGCCTTGGTCCGCTCTGCATCGGTCATCGATCGCCTCAAGTCTTTCTCGCTGGAGGAGGCGCTGGAAAACATTTACCGTGTGCGCCAGTATGCGGCAAATGTGAATCCAATGCCTCAATCGAAACCGCTTCCGGATCCCGCAGCGAGTGAGGAGTCGAAAGCGCAGGAAGAGGATACGCCTGAAAAAATCGCAGGCACAAACTCCAAGCTAGAAAGCAGCAGTGCGCAAGCGGAGCAGGCATCGCCATTCGAGCGGCCAGATGACCAGGCGGATACAAAGAATGCcacagcgcaagcgccacaATCACCCGCACTCAGTAAGGCGCAGCTTGATCAAGTGGCACGCTCTGTTGGAAGAAATGGGTTTGTGCCTACCAATGAATGGGTCGAGTCGTGGCATGCGTCTTTGCATTTGTCTGTATTGGGAAAGGCGCTGGATGAGTTGGTGCCGCGCGTCAACAGCTTTTGTACGGACCCAAATGTGGCCAACAGCGCCAATGCAGACGAAAAGATTTTGGCCTATTTGCGCGAGCAAACACTGGCCGGTGTCTTATCCCCCGTCGAAGAGACACAAAGCCAGCCGTTTGTGTGGAATAACGATAGTTATTTGTGGTTGCAAAATTACATTTGGGGCATCGTCTATCTGGCCGGTCTGCCACTGGGTGTATGGACGGGAACGCACACGAAACTCTTCAATGTCCGATTCGAGGAAGCTGCTGGCACAACGGGCAGTCGTGTGCTCGATGCCATTGTAAATCTGACCTCGGGGTTGATGGCAACCGCCGCGCAGGATGTAGAAAAGGTTGCCGAGCACAACGCCAACACTTAG
- a CDS encoding uncharacterized protein (CAZy:CE10; MEROPS:MER0034960; EggNog:ENOG503Q6EI; COG:T; BUSCO:EOG09265G5K) yields MVTASYIRPTLPRHLALKPFIPRRDWSTLSRKPKAPEDETVMEGELPIVNMTERAVQKILSVSEAENDSEIALRIIVEPGGCHGYVYHLEITSGYEEDDFVFVDKGARLVVDSVSLGLVKGSVVDYVTELIGSQFAIKDNPQAKGSGCGCGRVDDDLPNLPKALKEKYKIYDTILGFGTFAVVKACANSSTGEELAMKFIAREPFLTTQHNNKNGVAPLRLARDEIQILERLRSPYVTRIHDVYESDDAVFVVMDLCRGGELFDSIVERVSYHDNDVCIIMQQILKGVAYLHKFNIVHRDLKPENILLRKKDDIREVAISDFGLAKILPSEGLLLTACGSPQYVAPEVLLGKGYNSSVDVWSCGVIAYALLSGYTPFYSSDMSRLFDNIIHMRYEFHPEYWMDVSDLAKDFIRKCLCDSSVRMLATEALAHPWLAEYANNMDPERPQLKRAHKSMSSEVDMPRNFEVSKQVNGMQEVQRLRERFGTATKQELEKYDEFIVHFKSEPLLDWQQPFIEYDDNGGKNENDKGESSGENSTKRAKRTQESDMQHKQIYTRHYIHDKTSRSRDERDPGSEDVLNGLLERFRIAQRPAESRVDPSVETKPPQSLTLTKALRLVPTILNQGLSIGSVIASHAIYGPPKKSWGVEMSILTRAIRDMVKHSEFATIPTLQKVFDLARFLPVPDEGLITPVTFRVKRRGLRGMLAEADAEQDGKQELTGEWIVGKQTWGRLQKDWQSGKRTGKERVILYIHGGAYFVMSAVTHRPLTIALSKYSECRVFCINYRLAPDTVFPGALHDVASAWFRLTDDLHIPANNIILAADSAGGGLAFALMMYLRDNNYTMPGGAILFSPWVDLTLSCDSWETNKEFDFLPRPKDGDHMHPVAAYLGKNFDKLLTHPYVSPLFGDLHGLPPLLIQTGDAEVLRDENILIAHKCTLAGVPVRHEIYEDCVHVFQFFLFLDASRKALQSARHFLRTALDKRPKRRASFVSADARKQLDMEMSKGMEVEQERPASQGSDLPPTNDEHITIHAFDPSEADEETWLLETNSDSDTEANNAALESKEGSAPGNHTQAGTK; encoded by the exons ATGGTCACGGCATCATACATCCGACCCACCTTGCCGCGGCACCTAGCGCTTAAACCTTTTATACCACGTCGAGACTGGTCGACGCTAAGCCGCAAACCGAAAGCCCCCGAGGATGAGACTGTAATGGAAGGCGAGCTGCCTATTGTGAATATGACGGAGCGGGCCGTGCAAAAGATTCTTTCTGTCTCCGAAGCAGAGAATGACTCAGAAATCGCATTGCGCATCATCGTGGAGCCGGGAGGTTGCCACGGTTACGTCTACCACCTGGAGATTACATCGGGCTACGAAGAGGACGACTTTGTTTTTGTGGACAAAGGTGCGCGGCTTGTTGTCGACAGCGTCTCCCTCGGGTTAGTTAAGGGCAGTGTTGTGGACTACGTAACGGAGCTCATCGGAAGCCAGTTTGCCATTAAAGATAATCCGCAGGCGAAAGGGAGTGGCTGCGGATGCGGT CGCGTTGACGACGACTTGCCGAACCTGCCCAAAGCGCTGAAAGAAAAATATAAAATTTATGACACGATCCTTGGTTTTGGAACGTTTGCCGTGGTTAAGGCATGTGCCAATAGCTCGACGGGAGAAGAGCTGGCCATGAAATTTATCGCGCGTGAGCCGTTTTTGACGACGCAACACAACAACAAAAACGGTgtggcgccgctgcggctAGCGCGGGACGAGATCCAGATATTGGAACGGCTTCGTTCTCCTTATGT CACGCGAATCCACGATGTCTATGAATCGGACGACGCCGTGTTTGTCGTGATGGATTTATGTCGGGGGGGCGAGCTCTTTGACAGTATTGTCGAGCGTGTATCGTACCATGACAACGATGTGTGTATCATTATGCAACAGATTTTAAAGGGCGTCGCTTATTTGCACAAGTTCAACATTGTGCACCGCGACCTGAAGCCCGAAAACATATTGCTACGGAAAAAAGACGACATACGGGAAGTCGCAATCTCCGACTTTGGCCTGGCTAAGATTTTGCCTAGTGAAGGACTATTGCTTACCGCATGCGGCTCCCCACAGTATGTCGCGCCCGAAgtgctgctcggcaaagGGTACAACTCCTCTGTCGACGTTTGGTCCTGCGGCGTTATTGCCTATGCGCTGCTTTCGGGGTATACACCCTTTTATTCCAGTGATATGTCAAGGCTTTTTGATAATATCATTCACATGCGTTACGAATTTCATCCAGAGTATTGGATGGATGTAAGCGATTTGGCCAAGGACTTTATTCGCAAGTGTCTCTGCGACTCGTCGGTCCGCATGCTCGCCACCGAGGCACTTGCACATCCTTGGCTTGCGGAATATGCTAATAATATGGACCCAGAGAGGCCCCAGTTgaagcgtgcgcacaaatcAATGAGTTCGGAAGTAGACATGCCTCGCAACTTCGAGGTGTCTAAGCAAGTGAACGGCATGCAAGAAGTCCAGCGACTACGCGAAAGATTTGGCACTGCCACGAAGCAGGAACTGGAAAAGTATGATGAGTTCATCGTTCATTTCAAGTCAGAGCCGTTGCTCGACTGGCAGCAGCCTTTTATTGAATACGACGATAACGGGGGCAAGAATGAGAATGACAAGGGCGAATCAAGCGGAGAAAACAGcacgaagcgcgcaaagcgcaccCAGGAGAGCGACatgcagcacaagcagaTTTACACGAGGCATTATATTCACGATAAAACCTCGCGTTCTCGCGATGAGCGTGACCCCGGGTCGGAGGATGTGTTGAACGGACTCCTCGAGCGTTTCCGCATCGCACAGCGGCCGGCAGAATCGCGCGTCGACCCGAGTGTAGAGACAAAGCCGCCACAAAGCTTGACCCTGACCAAAGCTCTCCGGTTGGTCCCCACGATCCTCAATCAAGGCCTATCCATTGGCAGTGTGATTGCATCACACGCCATTTATGGACCGCCGAAAAAGTCGTGGGGGGTGGAAATGTCCATTTTGACAAGGGCAATTCGCGATATGGTGAAACACTCTGAATTTGCTACCATCCCTACTTTGCAAAAAGTATTTGACCTCGCTCGTTTTTTGCCTGTGCCCGACGAGGGCCTGATTACGCCTGTCACCTTTCGTGTAAAGCGCCGTGGGCTGCGTGGCATGCTTGCAGAGGCAGATGCCGAGCAAGACGGAAAGCAAGAGCTCACAGGCGAGTGGATTGTGGGGAAACAGACCTGGGGGCGTCTCCAAAAGGATTGGCAAAGTGGAAAACGCACGGGCAAGGAACGCGTCATTCTCTACATTCATGGAGGTGCCTATTTTGTCATGTCTGCTGTGACGCATCGTCCTCTTACCATCGCGCTGAGTAAGTACTCCGAGTGCCGTGTGTTTTGCATCAACTATCGTTTGGCGCCGGATACTGTGTTCCCTGGTGCACTCCATGATGTGGCTTCTGCATGGTTCCGCTTGACGGATGACTTGCATATTCCTGCGAACAATATCATTCTCGCTGCGGACAGCGCGGGCGGCGGACTTGCATTTGCGCTTATGATGTACCTGCGCGATAACAACTATACAATGCCGGGCGGTGCGATTCTCTTCAGCCCGTGGGTAGACCTTACCTTGTCGTGCGATTCGTGGGAAACCAACAAAGAATTTGATTTTTTGCCGCGACCAAAGGACGGCGACCACATGCATCCCGTCGCGGCATACTTGGGCAAGAACTTTGACAAGCTGCTCACACATCCCTACGTGAGTCCTTTGTTCGGCGACCTGCATGGGTTGCCTCCGCTTTTGATCCAGACCGGCGATGCGgaagtgctgcgcgatgAAAACATTCTTAttgcgcacaaatgcaCACTGGCCGGTGTCCCGGTGCGCCACGAGATTTACGAAGACTGTGTCCATGTTTTCCAGTTTTTCCTCTTTTTGGACGCGAgccgcaaggcgctgcaaagtgcgcgtcactttttgcgcactgcgctcgacaagcgGCCCAAGCGACGTGCTTCCTTTGTCTCTGCAGACGCACGGAAACAACTGGATATGGAAATGAGCAAGGGTATGGAAGTTGAGCAAGAAAGGCCCGCCAGCCAGGGTTCCGACCTGCCGCCTACCAACGACGAGCACATCACCATCCACGCCTTCGACCCGTCCGAAGCGGACGAAGAAACGTGGTTGTTGGAAACGAACAGTGACTCGGATACGGAAGCAAAcaacgctgcgctcgaATCGAAGGAGGGAAGTGCGCCAGGGAACCATACACAAGCGGGAACAAAGTAG